A region of Ictidomys tridecemlineatus isolate mIctTri1 chromosome 4, mIctTri1.hap1, whole genome shotgun sequence DNA encodes the following proteins:
- the LOC101969001 gene encoding olfactory receptor 51B6, with protein MWLNTTTSPFLLTGFPGMEKAHHLISIPLLVTYISILLGNGTLLFLIRDDHNLHEPMYYFLAMLAATDLGVTLTTMPTVLSVLWLNHREIGHGACFSQAYFIHTLSIVESGVLLAMAYDRFIAIRNPLRYAFILTDTQVIKIGVGVLARAGLSIMPIIIRLHWLPYCRSHILSHAFCLHQDVIKLACADITFNRLYPVVVVFAMGLLDFLVIFFSYILILKTVIGIASRDERAKALNTCVSHICCILVFYVSVAGLTFIHRFGKHVPHVVHVTMSYICFLFPPFMNPVIYSIKTKQIQIGIFHLFSLPCPKARLIAV; from the coding sequence ATGTGGTTAAACACCACTACCTCTCCATTCCTGCTCACAGGCTTCCCCGGCATGGAGAAGGCACATCACTTGATTTCTATCCCTTTATTGGTGACCTACATCTCCATCCTTCTTGGCAACGGCACCCTCCTCTTTCTCATCAGGGATGACCATAACCTTCATGAGCCCATGTACTATTTCTTAGCTATGCTGGCAGCTACAGATCTTGGAGTGACATTGACCACAATGCCCACAGTGCTGAGTGTGCTGTGGTTAAACCACAGAGAGATTGGCCATGGGGCCTGCTTCTCTCAGGCATACTTTATCCATACTCTTTCTATTGTGGAGTCGGGGGTCTTGCTTGCCATGGCTTATGACCGTTTCATTGCCATACGCAATCCCTTAAGATATGCTTTCATCCTTACTGACACCCAGGTAATAAAAATTGGGGTGGGAGTATTGGCCAGAGCTGGTCTATCAATTATGCCAATAATCATTCGCCTGCATTGGTTACCCTATTGTCGATCCCACATTCTCTCACATGCATTTTGTCTACATCAGGACGTCATCAAGCTAGCCTGTGCTGACATCACCTTCAATCGTCTCTACCCAGTTGTGGTTGTATTTGCCATGGGCCTGTTAGACTTTCTCGTCATCTTTTTCTCCTACATATTGATTCTCAAGACTGTAATTGGCATTGCTTCTAGAGATGAACGGGCCAAGGCCCTCAACACATGTGTCTCCCATATCTGTTGCATCCTGGTCTTCTATGTCTCTGTAGCTGGACTGACATTTATTCACAGGTTTGGGAAACATGTTCCTCATGTGGTCCATGTTACAATGAGCTATATCTGctttcttttccccccttttatGAACCCTGTCATCTATAGCATTAAAACCAAACAAATTCAAATTGGTATATTTCATCTATTCTCTCTACCTTGTCCTAAAGCAAGACTAATTGCTGTGTGA
- the LOC101969280 gene encoding olfactory receptor 51B6 translates to MWFNTTTSPFLLTGFPGMEKAHHLISIPLLVTYISILLGNGTLLFLIRDDHNLHEPMYYFLAMLAATDLGVTLTTMPTVLGVLWLNHREIGHGACFSQAYFIHTLSIVESGVLLAMAYDRFIAIRNPLRYTSILTDTQVIKIGVGVLARAGLSIMPIIIRLHWLPYCRSHILSHAFCLHQDVIKLACADITFNRLYPVVVVFAMVLLDFLIIFFSYILILKTVIGIASRDERAKALNTCVSHICCILVFYITVVGLTFIHRFGKHVPHVVHITMSYIYFLFPPFMNPVIYSIKTKQIQIGIFRLFSLPCCKARLTAL, encoded by the coding sequence ATGTGGTTCAACACCACTACCTCTCCATTCCTGCTCACAGGCTTCCCCGGCATGGAGAAGGCACATCACTTGATTTCTATCCCTTTATTGGTGACCTACATCTCCATCCTCCTTGGCAATGGCACCCTCCTCTTTCTCATCAGGGATGACCATAACCTTCATGAGCCCATGTACTATTTCTTAGCTATGCTGGCAGCTACAGATCTTGGAGTGACATTGACCACAATGCCCACAGTGCTGGGTGTGCTGTGGTTAAACCACAGAGAGATTGGCCATGGGGCCTGCTTCTCTCAGGCATACTTTATCCACACTCTTTCTATTGTGGAGTCGGGGGTCTTGCTTGCCATGGCTTATGACCGTTTCATTGCCATACGCAATCCCTTAAGATATACTTCCATTCTTACTGACACCCAGGTGATAAAAATTGGGGTGGGAGTATTAGCCAGGGCTGGACTATCAATTATGCCAATAATAATTCGCCTGCATTGGTTACCCTATTGTCGATCCCACATTCTCTCGCATGCATTTTGTCTACACCAGGACGTCATCAAGCTAGCCTGTGCTGACATCACCTTCAATCGTCTCTACCCAGTTGTGGTTGTATTTGCCATGGTCCTGTTGGACTTTCTCATCATATTTTTCTCCTACATCTTGATTCTCAAGACTGTAATTGGCATTGCTTCTAGAGATGAACGGGCCAAAGCGCTCAACACATGTGTCTCCCATATCTGTTGCATCCTAGTCTTCTACATCACTGTAGTAGGACTGACATTTATTCACAGGTTTGGGAAACATGTTCCTCATGTGGTTCACATCACAATGAGCTACATCTACTTCCTTTTCCCCCCTTTTATGAACCCTGTCATCTATAGCATTAAAACCAAACAGATTCAAATTGGTATATTTCGTCTATTCTCTCTACCTTGTTGTAAAGCAAGACTCACTGCTCTCTGA
- the LOC101966984 gene encoding olfactory receptor 51B2, with translation MWPNVSAAPFLLNGFPGLEAAYHWISILFFAIYVSVFLGNGTLLYLIKDDCHLQEPMYYFLAMLAGTDLTVTLTTMPTVMGVLWVNHREISHGACFLQAYVIHSLSIVESGVLLAMAYDRFIAIRSPLRYKSILTNSRVMKIGLGVLLRGFVSLVPPILPLFWFSYCRSHVLSHAFCLHQDVMKLACADITFNRLYPVVLVALTFFLDALIILFSYILILKTVMGIASGEERAKALNTCVSHMSCVLVFYITVIGLTFIHRFGKHAPHVVHITMSYVYFLFPPFMNPIIYSIKTKQIQRSIIQLFSGYNRA, from the coding sequence ATGTGGCCCAATGTTAGTGCTGCCCCATTTCTGTTGAATGGCTTCCCAGGTCTGGAGGCAGCTTACCACTGGATTTCCATTCTCTTCTTTGCCATCTATGTCTCTGTGTTTCTGGGCAATGGCACACTCCTCTACCTCATCAAAGATGACTGCCACCTCCAGGAACCCATGTACTACTTCCTTGCCATGCTGGCAGGCACAGACCTTACAGTGACATTGACGACAATGCCTACTGTAATGGGTGTCTTATGGGTGAATCACAGGGAGATAAGCCACGGGGCCTGCTTCTTACAGGCCTATGTCATTCACTCCCTTTCCATTGTAGAATCAGGTGTCCTGCTTGCCATGGCCTATGACCGTTTTATTGCCATCCGCTCTCCTCTGAGGTACAAATCCATACTTACCAACTCCAGGGTGATGAAAATAGGTCTGGGGGTACTGCTAAGAGGCTTTGTATCTCTTGTGCCCCCAATTTTGCCACTCTTTTGGTTTTCATATTGCCGTTCCCATGTTCTTTCCCATGCCTTTTGTCTCCACCAAGATGTCATGAAACTTGCTTGTGCTGATATTACATTTAATCGCTTATACCCAGTTGTTCTGGTGGCTCTGACTTTCTTCCTAGATGCTCTGATCATTCTCTTTTCTTACATCCTGATTCTGAAGACAGTTATGGGCATTGCCTCTGGAGAGGAGCGAGCTAAGGCCCTCAACACTTGTGTCTCCCATATGAGCTGTGTCCTGGTATTTTACATCACTGTGATTGGCCTGACCTTCATCCACAGGTTTGGGAAGCATGCCCCCCATGTGGTCCACATCACCATGAGCTATGtctactttctctttcctccattcATGAACCCAATTATATACAGCATCAAGACCAAGCAGATTCAGAGGAGTATCATCCAACTATTTTCTGGGTATAACAGAGCTTGA